The following nucleotide sequence is from Rhizobium bangladeshense.
ATGCCGACCAAGGCCGCGATTGTTGAGAAAGCCAAAAGAGCGAGTCAAGTCTCGATCGACGAGACGATTGCGCAGGACTCGACGATGCTCAGCAGCCAGCTCCAGGTGCTGTTCGAGCGGTTGTTCTCGCCCAATGCCCGCAAATCGCTCAGGCGGTTCAGCAGCACCGAGGCCGCCAAACTGCTCGGCGTCACCGATAGCTATGTTCGCCACCTCGCCGCTCAGGTGGAAAGCATCAATCCCGAAAAGACGGCGGCCGGCCGGCGTGTCTTCTCGCTCGAAGAAATCCATGCGATGCGCCAGCATCTGGGGCGCACCAAACCCTCCTATCTGCCAACGCGCCGGCCGGGTGATCATCTCCAGGTCATCGCCGTCACCAATTTCAAGGGCGGCTCCGGCAAGACGACAACGTCAATCCATCTGGCGCAGTTCCTGGCGCTGCGCGGCTATCGCGTGCTCGCCGTAGACCTAGACCCGCAGGCGTCGATGTCAGCGATGCTCGGATATCAGCCGGAGTTCGACGTCGGCGAAAACGAGACGCTTTACGGCGCCATCAAATATGACGAGACGCGCCGCGACGTCGGCGACGTCGTCCGTCAGACCTATTTCCCCGGTCTCGATCTCATTCCGGGCAATCTCGAATTGCACGAGTTCGAGCATGATACCCCGAAGGCGCTGGCAGACACCAATCGCGATGACAAGGACATGTTCTTCATGCGGGTCGGCAATGCGCTGCATTCGCTGGAGCAGAGCTACGACGTCGTCATCATCGACTGCCCCCCTACCCTCGGCTTCCTGACGCTGTCTGCTCTATGCGCCGCGACTGCCGTGCTGATCACCGTTCATCCACAGATGCTCGACGTGGCGTCGATGAACCAATTCCTGACGATGACCTCCGACCTTCTGGCGGTGGTCAAGCAGGCAGGCGGCAATCTGGACTACGACTGGATGCGCTACCTGATCACCCGCTACGAGGCGAACGACGGTCCGCAGGCGCAGATCGTCGCCTTCCTGCGCAGCCTGTTCGGCGAGCGCGTGCTGACCTCGATGATGGTCAAGTCGACGGCGGTTTCCGATGCGGGCCTGTCCAAGCAGACGATCTACGAGGCGGGGCGCGAGACGATGCATCGCCAGACCTATGACCGCGGCGTCGAATCCGTCGACAACGTCAATGCCGAGGTCGAGCAACTCATTCGCAGTGCATGGAGCAGGACATGAGCCCAAAAGGTCGCGATATCCTGAAGAGCATGGTTGGTGCCGTGGAGCCGGCACGACCGGAGACGCCAAGTGCGCCGCCGCCGCATCGGCCATCGGGCGCTGTCAAGGCGATGAACCTGTCGCTGGGGCGGCTGGGAGAGGAAGCGGCTGCCGCCAAGGCCCTGCGAGAATCGCTCGCCTCCGGCGATAAGGTGCTGGAGATCGATCCGTCTGCCGTCGAAATGTCCTTCATCCGCGACCGTATCCCGGTCGACAAGGATCCCGAATTCGAGCGATTGAAGCAGTCGATTCAGGAAAGCGGACAGCAGGTCCCGATCCTTGTGCGTCCGGACCCGTTAAAAACCGGGCATTACCAGGCCGCCTACGGCCATCGGCGCTTGCGTGCGGCCGCGGAGATCGGTGTTCCCGTCAAAGCTGTGGTGCGCAAGCTCACGGACGAAGAGCTGATCCTGGCGCAGGGTCAGGAAAACGGCCCGCGTGTCGACTTGAGCTTCATCGAACGGGCACTCTTCGCACGACGCATGGACGAACATGGCTTCAGTCGCGAGATGATTGCTCAGGCCCTGGCGACGGATAAGCCGGAAACGTCACGGCTGCTGCAGGTAGC
It contains:
- the repA gene encoding plasmid partitioning protein RepA, with the protein product MPTKAAIVEKAKRASQVSIDETIAQDSTMLSSQLQVLFERLFSPNARKSLRRFSSTEAAKLLGVTDSYVRHLAAQVESINPEKTAAGRRVFSLEEIHAMRQHLGRTKPSYLPTRRPGDHLQVIAVTNFKGGSGKTTTSIHLAQFLALRGYRVLAVDLDPQASMSAMLGYQPEFDVGENETLYGAIKYDETRRDVGDVVRQTYFPGLDLIPGNLELHEFEHDTPKALADTNRDDKDMFFMRVGNALHSLEQSYDVVIIDCPPTLGFLTLSALCAATAVLITVHPQMLDVASMNQFLTMTSDLLAVVKQAGGNLDYDWMRYLITRYEANDGPQAQIVAFLRSLFGERVLTSMMVKSTAVSDAGLSKQTIYEAGRETMHRQTYDRGVESVDNVNAEVEQLIRSAWSRT
- the repB gene encoding plasmid partitioning protein RepB, whose translation is MSPKGRDILKSMVGAVEPARPETPSAPPPHRPSGAVKAMNLSLGRLGEEAAAAKALRESLASGDKVLEIDPSAVEMSFIRDRIPVDKDPEFERLKQSIQESGQQVPILVRPDPLKTGHYQAAYGHRRLRAAAEIGVPVKAVVRKLTDEELILAQGQENGPRVDLSFIERALFARRMDEHGFSREMIAQALATDKPETSRLLQVAQTIDPEIILAIGPAPKVGRPRWLAFAEKFRETGGRKKVQAAIAGAAFQTLESNSRFDVIWKALEEKDAPQRVEQMLRTQDGGTLASVSRSGKNFRITVKSAAFSEFLARRLAGLAAEFEEENEGK